In the genome of Crassostrea angulata isolate pt1a10 chromosome 6, ASM2561291v2, whole genome shotgun sequence, the window gtaaaacgcagccctggACATCGCCATATTGAAAGCAATTTCACCTCATCAAACACTTTTTTCCTTCAaccatggattttttttatttatgtaagaaaaaaaaaccatgcatATACATAAAAAACCCTGTAAAATTAACCTTGAATCAAAACCATAtgcatgtaatggtaattttaATGTGatgacataaataaataaagtttgatccttgtttttttttgccTTGTCTTAATCAATTAGGAAACTGCAGTTAGCTGGATTTGAGTGGTTTTCTCTAAACAATGATTTGGAAAGTGAGAGTAAAGAATTTGTGGACAGGGTGTGGGAAGAAGTCCAAAGTGAGATTGAACAGGAAAAAGCAGACGGAAGTAAAAAAGGTTTGTGAATTTcttcataaaatttaaattaagattCAAATATAGGAATTGTACAATTTAATCTTtagaatatgatataaaaatatagtatattttgtatatattaattGTAAGATCACAACACAGCGACATTGTGAActgcaggtcatgagttcgaatccgcctggggcttttgttcatgtttactgaataaaatttttgaaaatatcattttttatctaaaattgcacattttttcgcctatttgacacatatacttcttatccattatgctCTCttaatcataatcaagtaattttctgctgatttgagaaactatttcaaagtGTAATGAGGAACCTTAATTACagtaaataatatatacaatttatcaACACTAGAGATATGAATTGTGGTTATTATCGTTTTAAacctaaatgaaaaaaaaatgacatgtataaacatgcacttaaatgacaataacatgtCAATGGAATTCTAAGGatactttaaacattttaacgtgtatttttttttttaccttaataTTAGTTAAACATCCATTGAGCTAATTGATTAAGGGGGAATGttgtacaatattatttttctcaTGCAAAGAGGAGTAACTGATGGAGTTTGTTATACAtaagtaaacaattttttgctgcaaataaaatggaaagagatatttttcttaaataaactACATTAATtatattgtgaaaataaaattaattagacTATCTACAACTGTTTGCAACTGTATATAATTTCTGTGGATAAGATTTTCTCATTATACTCCATTATATGTTAAATTAAAACTTGCTAATactagctacatgtacaattagTATCTCATTTCTTAATCCTTTATAtagcatatatattatatttctaaCTTCTTTGGTATTAGAAACAAAGAACCCTGGAGAAAACAAGGCAACAGGTAACCTACTGGGTTGAAAACTGAGAACTAACTACTGCTTAATGATTTAAAGCACTTCTTTTTTCACTCTAGTACATTTATAGCTGTTAAAGGGGTGGGATGGTCATTGCCATTTCTAGGCTGTTTGGACCTTCTGGAAAAAAAAGCATTCCTGATCTGTGTAATTATACCATGTAAAGACAGGAACTAGAGAATGTTCCAACTggatcattaaaattcaaatgctagagctataaaaatcagaatacatgtatatgagttTATATGGCTCAGTCTAATTGTAATTCACCcattgaccacccagcctcctttaTGAGAAATAGCTTTTCTTATTGTCACTACAAACTATTTATAGTTCACATCGTGTACTTGTAGAAGCATCTTCCTGTTCAAGGATTATCTGTAAAGCAAAGGTCTTGTAGTTGCTTAACTGTACCTTTACAGGAAATTCGGGTCGATGGACTCAGCATGTCCTTCAGCTCGAGTTTCCCTttgagctacagttctgcagctaccaACTTGAAGGGTGAtgaacaatatattatatatcacCTGGCTAATGAAAATGGTTTTAGGTTTGAATTCTGTCCTTCAGcattataaacaataattttcagcaatcacTACTTTCACTATGCAATCATGAATTTTATTAACTGATGTGAAAAGGAAGATGTCTGAaaccttttttaaaagggggtcacgattttggtcaaattctatttttctgtttatattatttacaatgctttaggaatgcatttataatgatcaaatgaaatttaagagtcGGCAAAAGAGTAATAAGCAAAATACAGGTttaacaattctttgtcatgtaaacaaggctcgtgccctgttttttgtttacataggttcaatataccagtgaacagtctttttcaagctgtttgtctatcttcttattaattttaagcataaatacacatttcatacagttaacacattcattttaggtcctcaacttaaattttcacttcgaaattcaaattgtaaacaaaagctttgtttacgtaGCAAAGAATtataagctctgtaactcgcttataactcaacaaatgacactcaaattttggaaattaaaaattttgcctattaaaaatgccttacttacAAAGAgctgtaaacattaaaatcgaaaaaataatttttgaacaaaatgccCCTTTAACCTGCAAAAATACTAAATAACTTGTAATACTTTGTTTGAAGACACATTTTTGTGTGCTCTTCTTGAATGAAGGACATCTATAAATTTCATTGAAAGTTTGAACATTTAACAACATAGATTTAATTACTGCATGTGATTTCTTTTCTCACAGTGtgcattttgttttcatttgatgtGTTTACTTTCTTGAAAAACAGTCATGTGAGCAAATGAAagattttctgtaaattttcattgcatgtatccaaaaaaaaaacggcCCCAAAAACCCAAAACTAGTACTTCTGATAGCAATGGAACTCGTTCCTGTAATTCAGTGATAGAAGGGTAGGAGTGTAGAGAGGGATTTATAATAAATTAGTCTCCCCTCTTACCggtaatttgtttatttgttgatTGAATAGATTATCTTGTTGCTTAATAAATGTCTCTTTGAATTGAtagtcatttttttcaaattgtcatttgttaaaaaaaaaataaagagtatgTGATATAAAATCATTGCATTGTTTTACCTTTTTACTTTACACACTTGTCCATGAGCCctatttggtataaatttaattctaaaatataaacatgttgtTTCCACTTGTAATACTAGTATGTGAAATTTGGgattttcattgtaaaaaaatacattcttagctaaatttttcaaatgcaacgcaatgtgtgtacatgtaagtaaaacaTGTATTGGTTGTCTTTCTTTTATCAGCTGTAAGAAAAGCATTTAAGAGACAAAAGACCTTAACAAACTTGAACAAAAGCTTGTCCAAAACAAAGATGTCTAGACTGCACCTAGAGGATGCTAGTACTTATTGGAGTCAGTCCTTTGGGAAAGAAACCACCATTACCTGGGACAGGTATGATCTTGTCACTGCAATTACAATGTGGTCTTATGACCTCTGTACAAGGATGGGTTTGATAcgttttaattacattttttaatgaaattttgatgGATAATTTAACAGAGTATAAGTGATTTTGGGAACTGACTTATGATTATAAGTCAGTTCCCAAAATCACTTATAAGTTCTCTTGATGATCAGTCGCAGcggatgtatacatgtatgataggGCGCAGACCTCTGCATACATTTTAATGAGCTGCGTTAAATAATTCTTTTCAGGAAGTGAGACAACTGTGACTGGTATTCATATTTACTACTTGCATTAGAAGAATatgaatcatatttttaataaagaagcTCTTGTAAGAAAGCTTATAAGTACTTActtttaattaataacaaacGTTATGATATGCATACACATGGCCAGGCTAAGACCAGTTAAAATGGTTGTTTGCAATATCCTTTCTCAGCCCAGTATTTAGACTTTGGGTCCATGCATTGGTTCGGTAAATTTGTTCCCCAAAATTTCTTTGGAATTCAATACTGTAACCATTGTACATTGTTCATTGTAGATAAAGGGAAATTTGAAAATACTatgatttcaataaaaaaaacatatgagTAAGGTACTTTTTCGTTTGTCGGTCGAGAAAGGACAAACACACGGAATTTTTAAAAGTGacttcacttttaaaaattccaCAATTATAATTCCTTAATCGAGAGCGTCCATATTTGTGGATTTACTGAAAATGAATGCTTTAAAAATACGCAAATTCGGGAATAACGGTCctattaataaaaacattacgATATCAGACATCGTATTTTTTTGGTGTAATTTTGCGGATCGACTCAGCTGCGAAATTAATCTAATTAGAATTAAAACTTCCGCCCGCTCCCCGATTTTCGATGTGTCGCAACGTATCAAAaaccaggggggggggggggggggatgtaaGTTCtagtttttattaaatttttacatgttatttCTAGGTTTAGGAATAAGATCCTTGGCGACTTTAAAGCTGACTTTGAAGAGACATTTGGTGAAAAGGACACAGAGTGGCTGCTGTCAATTCTTCATCGGGAGATGATGGTAGACAGCAGTGACAACATGTTGCAGAAAGAGAAATATCTCGGTAAGCATTCAAACCCTAAATTTATTTTGActgttaaacaattttcatttgaatagATAGAACGTATATAAAGAACTATTTAGCATTCTTGTCCATCACTGTCATATGAAAACTGTTGCTGTAAGACGTAAAACATGGAGGCagtgataaaattataataaattaacattCATGAGAAGTCTAGTTTGGTAGACAACGCTTTTGACTGCTTTTCCTGACAGAATTCTGTAGCGTGGATGACGTCATACACCCGCTGTGGCTGAGGGTCCAGGAACAGGCACGTGAGAGTTACGCAATGAGAGAGGTGTTTAGCATGGACTCCTCTGTCAGAGTCCAGGCCATCGAAAACCTGGGTAAGTGGAACACAGAAATTACCATATTCACGGAATATGTATTATACAGCGGGTCTACTAGAGAAAGGGGTAAGAGCGTGGTTTGGAACCCCCGGCCTTTGAGATATCGCCCCCATATGgcttctatttttattatttctgcaaaaaaggatttttctaATAATTAGACACTCATCTTtgggaaaaaattctggatccatGTCCGTATATTACACTTAAAAATATGTGTCATATTATATGTCCAACCAtctaattattaataataaaataaaattcttttctCGAATACATTTTTGTACCTTTGAAATAACATGTCCGGTTTTAATATTTCCgatattaaaattcatttcgtACAATATCAGATGATCACAGAATACTATCAATAccatacttatatatttatttttttgctaaatttatatttttttttcagatcactaactttggtttatttttaaaattagtctccCACCTCTACCCCCGCTCCAAATATACGCATTGAATTGTGAATGTCGACACAACGTGTTGAAGTTATACACAGGTGTACAAAAATATAATCACCACATAGAGAGAACCTTtgtcaaaaacataattataaatctttaattatattttttacctaTGTTCACTCATTGAAGGCAAGTACAAAAGCGCCACCGTTATCCAGGCACTGATTGACCTTTTGACCGACAGTGACGTCAACATACAGGCTGTGGCCATCATATCTCTGGCCAGAACGGGTTCCAATGACATCACGACCATCGTCAACCTGAGGAAGAGTCTGAAGTCCAAGGACAGAGTGGTCCGTGAGGCGGCCTGCCTGGCGCTGGGTCATGTCAAGGCCACGCAGGCGGTGGAGGCTCTGGTAAATCTGTGGTAGGTCAGCCCCTTCCCTCCACCCCGGACCAAAAACTAtgaattatttgattaaaactttcaaatttttcatagcaaaattttgagtttttaatcattatttatttctaatttaaaacCCCCCAAACAACTGCATTGTGtcatagtatacatgtatgtctattgCAAAacgttgttatttttataaacgTAATTGATCAGTGTGTCATGTTAACGTACTGCAAAATTTGGAACTTTTTATTGttatctaaaagaaaaaaatagaattattaaAGTGCCACAGTCTAAGAATTTaacaaattaacattttattccAACCACACAAATCTTCTTATTTCTATCTGGTTTTCCACGAGCCATTCCCTTTATGGGCCATTCCAATACACATGCTTAATAGACATGTCAAATTCCTTGTTTTACCTGCATGGCTGGTTCACTAGAACTGAAAAAGGATCCTTAATGAGATTCTTCtatgtttagtttttttttttttacatcacttAATGTATTTACTTCATGCTATGCCCGGGAGAGAAATTTTTAGCATTCGTCATTTTCTGATTAAAAATTCACtagaagaagttgaaaaataaaaaattataaattcatgtTTCATGATTCATATATTTCTCTCTTACTTAGGAGAAATGATATTATTTCCAACGTCAGGGAGGCTGCTCTTGTTGCACTGAAAAACATCGGCGGGCAAAAAGCCAGCGAGGCCATTCGAGTGACGACGGTGTTAGAAAAAGAGATAAGAGCACTGAAGACCTAGAAGGATCTCATCCTCATTTTGAGGCTTGCAAAACAGGATTCTCTGGCTACTTATTGTATGTGTAGGTCTTTCATAAACAATCTGAGATTAAAAAGTGTTTGAAATGATGGAGAGAAAAATACCAGAAGTTCCAGTCTGATTAAAGAGGGGGTTTCCCCCCACCGATGTTTTGAGAATCTTTAAAAAGAGCtggatgttttaaaatttacaacattttaTAAGATTTTCTACTTTAatcttgaatttattttttttcctagaTGTTTAGAATTTTGAAGTGCATTTCCTTAATTTTGGATATCTCCATGTTTCTTTTCGTGATAATGTTTTTAATAGTCATTTTCACAGGGGTTTAGTTGACCATTAATTTTGGAAAacaatgtttcaaattttatgttttcttttcatttacaaaattatcaaatacatgttacacaaaatggtatatttttaacttaatatcaaatatgattttatttcataaaacacGCACTACTTTAGAGAATGTAGTGTTCAAATAATTGTTTCCATGTATTTGATGGAAGATGTAAAAGTCACTAAACGTTTTTTGAAGTGAATTTCACGAAACCACAAAGCATTCTTGATAGATAAAGTTagcttttgtatatttttatttcttcttttacaTATCAGATTAGTAAAAGACGTGATCACAAGTTGGTATCCGACCATGTTTTTGAATATGAGAACTTTGAACTCGTGCACTCAATGCTATGTTTATTGTCTGGACACTTTATAGagcaatattttacaaatgctCATGTTATACCgttacattatatttatgaTGCAAAGTTGAAGAATGAACTTGTTCTTgcaataaataatcaaaaatcttAGGAAGTGTTAATTGTTTTTCGTTGTTCCGTGCTTGTAAAGATGGTTTTTATGAGCGTAATTTATCGCATTTCCTTATATTACAGTGTTTTATATAGTTGGTGtttataaagataaataaaGTTAGATTGCAAAACAAGAAGAAAGAAGACGGTGTCAAAAAGacaaacgagagagagagagagagagagagagagagagcaaaaatacatgtatcgtGCTTACAATCTAAAGACATGAGGAAAAGAGGTGGGTTTAGTGGACATAAGGtggacaaaattaaaaaaaatgtattgatgTTTACCGGATTGGTATTAAACGTCAATATACAATCTGTTATAACAAGATGTACATTGTATTGTGAATGTCGTTTAGTAGGAATTTTTCCAAAtacggattaaaaaaaaaatcacgtatCTAAAGAAATTTTGTGGGGTtactttaagatatttttaaaaaaaacaactcctTGTACCATTTTATGGTTATCATTaggtttgatgaaatcaatgtAGGCAGGTAGCAATTAAACTGATAGTGGGTTTTGTACAGGCGAAGAGTTACGAATATTACACCCTGTAACGATTTGTAATTATTTATAAGCCTTAAAAGTTACC includes:
- the LOC128190262 gene encoding uncharacterized protein LOC128190262 isoform X2, with amino-acid sequence MALQSEKLKGKLAMVTAGKVQYDVMISYDAEDAAVAIKLKDMIGKKGIHAWTADSEATAGTDIFNAIGRIIVDCKIFVFIMSDSSVASKLCQDQLALAYVSKKNIFPVQLNEREDLLAHMDNGMKLQLAGFEWFSLNNDLESESKEFVDRVWEEVQSEIEQEKADGSKKAVRKAFKRQKTLTNLNKSLSKTKMSRLHLEDASTYWSQSFGKETTITWDRFRNKILGDFKADFEETFGEKDTEWLLSILHREMMVDSSDNMLQKEKYLEFCSVDDVIHPLWLRVQEQARESYAMREVFSMDSSVRVQAIENLGKYKSATVIQALIDLLTDSDVNIQAVAIISLARTGSNDITTIVNLRKSLKSKDRVVREAACLALGHVKATQAVEALVNLWRNDIISNVREAALVALKNIGGQKASEAIRVTTVLEKEIRALKT
- the LOC128190262 gene encoding uncharacterized protein LOC128190262 isoform X1, translating into MALQSEKLKGKLAMVTAGKVQYDVMISYDAEDAAVAIKLKDMIGKKGIHAWTADSEATAGTDIFNAIGRIIVDCKIFVFIMSDSSVASKLCQDQLALAYVSKKNIFPVQLNEREDLLAHMDNGMKLQLAGFEWFSLNNDLESESKEFVDRVWEEVQSEIEQEKADGSKKETKNPGENKATAVRKAFKRQKTLTNLNKSLSKTKMSRLHLEDASTYWSQSFGKETTITWDRFRNKILGDFKADFEETFGEKDTEWLLSILHREMMVDSSDNMLQKEKYLEFCSVDDVIHPLWLRVQEQARESYAMREVFSMDSSVRVQAIENLGKYKSATVIQALIDLLTDSDVNIQAVAIISLARTGSNDITTIVNLRKSLKSKDRVVREAACLALGHVKATQAVEALVNLWRNDIISNVREAALVALKNIGGQKASEAIRVTTVLEKEIRALKT